One genomic region from Rattus norvegicus strain BN/NHsdMcwi chromosome 10, GRCr8, whole genome shotgun sequence encodes:
- the Elac2 gene encoding zinc phosphodiesterase ELAC protein 2 isoform X1 translates to MRTAPQSTTCAATRFRLSSASSTRTSSLSSPASTEEGSTFSLPTVRGECLLKYQLRPKREWQRDTTLDCNTDEFIAEALELPNFQESVEEYRKNMQASPAPAEKRSQYPEIVFLGTGSAIPMKIRNVSSTLVNLSPDKSVLLDCGEGTFGQLCRHYGQQIDRVLCNLTAVFVSHLHADHHTGLLNILLQREHALASLGKPFQPLLVVAPTQLRAWLQQYHNQCQEILHHISMIPAKCLQKGAEVPSPPVERLISLLLETCDLQEFQTCLVRHCKHAFGCALVHSSGWKVVYSGDTMPCEALVQMGKDATLLIHEATLEDGLEEEAVEKTHSTTSQAIGVGMRMNAEFIMLNHFSQRYAKIPLFSPDFNEKVGIAFDHMKVCFGDFPTVPKLIPPLKALFADDIEEMVERREKRELRLVRAALLTQQADSSEDREPHQKRAHSEEPHSPQSKKVRAQ, encoded by the exons ATGAGAACTGCCCCTCAGTCCACAACCTGCGCAGCCACAAGATTCAGACTCAGCTCAGCCTCATCCACCCGGACATCTTCCCTCAGCTCACCAGCTTCCACA GAGGAAGGTTCTACCTTCAGCTTGCCGACAGTTCGGGGTGAATGCCTTCTCAAGTATCAGCTCCGCCCCAAGAGAGAGTGGCAGAG GGACACCACACTCGACTGCAATACTGATGAATTCATAGCTGAGGCCTTGGAGCTCCCCAATTTCCAGGAGAGTGTGGAGGAGTACAGGAAGAATATGCaggccagcccagccccagcag agaaaagaagccagtaTCCTGAAATTGTCTTCCTGGGTACGGGGTCTGCCATCCCAATGAAGATCCGAAATGTCAGTTCCACACTCGTCAACCTAAG CCCTGACAAGTCTGTGCTGCTGGATTGTGGAGAAGGCACTTTTGGGCAGTTATGCCGTCATTATGGACAGCAAATAGACAGAGTCCTCTGCAACCTTACTGCTGTGTTTGTGTCCCACCTGCATGCGGACCACCACACG GGCTTGTTGAATATCTTGCTGCAGAGGGAGCATGCGCTG GCGTCTCTGGGGAAACCTTTTCAGCCCTTGCTAGTGGTGGCCCCTACCCAGCTCAGGGCCTGGCTGCAGCAGTATCACAATCAGTGCCAGGAGATTCTGCATCACATCAG TATGATTCCTGCCAAATGCCTTCAGAAAGGAGCAGAGGTCCCCAGTCCCCCAGTTGAAAGGCTGATCAGCTTGCTGTTGGAAACATGTGACTTACAAGAA TTTCAGACCTGCCTGGTACGTCACTGCAAGCATGCTTTTGGCTGTGCGCTGGTGCATTCATCTGGCTGGAAAGTGGTCTACTCAGGGGACACCATGCCCTGTGAGGCTCTGGTCCAGATGG GGAAAGATGCCACCCTCCTGATACACGAAGCCACTCTGGAGGATGGCTTGGAAGAGGAAGCAGTGGAGAAGACGCATAG TACCACCTCCCAGGCTATTGGTGTGGGGATGCGGATGAATGCTGAGTTCATCATGCTGAACCACTTCAGTCAGCGGTACGCCAAGATCCCCCTTTTCAGCCCTGACTTCAATGAGAAAGTTGGCATCGCCTTTGACCACATGAAG GTCTGCTTTGGAGACTTCCCGACAGTGCCCAAGCTTATTCCTCCGCTGAAGGCCCTGTTTGCAGATGACATTGAAGAGATGGTGGAACGCAGGGAGAAGAGGGAGCTACGGCTGGTGCGGGCAGCCCTCCTGACTCAGCAGGCAGACAGCTCAGAGGACAGAGAACCCCACCAGAAGCGGGCCCACTCAGAGGAACCACACAGCCCACAGAGCAAGAAGGTCAGAGCCCAGTGA
- the Elac2 gene encoding zinc phosphodiesterase ELAC protein 2 isoform X2 encodes MWALRSLLRPLGLRTMSQGSARRPRPPKDPLRHLRTREKRGPGWGPGGPNTVYLQVVAAGGRDAGAALYVFSEYNRYLFNCGEGVQRLMQEHKLKVARLDNIFLTRMHWSNVGGLCGMILTLKETGLPKCVLSGPPQLEKYLEAIKIFSGPLKGIDLAVRPHSAPEYKDETMTVYQVPIHSERRCGEQEPSRSPKRSPNRLSPKQSSSDPGSAENGQCLPEGSSAGVNGKAWGRDPSLVVAFVCKLHLRKGNFLVLKAKELGLPVGTAAIAPIIAAVKDGKSITYEGREIAAEELCTPPDPGLVFIVVECPDEGFIQPICENDTFQRYQGEADAPVAVVVHIAPESVLIDSRYQQWMERFGPDTQHLILNENCPSVHNLRSHKIQTQLSLIHPDIFPQLTSFHRGRFYLQLADSSG; translated from the exons ATGTGGGCCCTCCGCTCGCTGCTGCGTCCCCTTGGCCTGCGCACCATGTCGCAGGGTTCGGCTCGCCGGCCGCGGCCTCCCAAAGACCCACTGCGACACCTGCGCACGAGGGAGAAGCGCGGCCCGGGTTGGGGTCCCGGGGGCCCGAACACCGTGTACCTGCAGGTGGTGGCGGCGGGCGGCCGGGACGCGGGCGCTGCTCTCTACGTCTTCTCGGAATACAACAG GTACCTTTTTAACTGCGGAGAAGGCGTCCAACGACTTATGCAGGAACACAA actgAAAGTCGCTCGCTTGGACAACATATTTCTCACTCGGATGCATTGGTCAAATGTTGGGGGTTTGTGTG GAATGATTTTAACTTTAAAGGAAACCGGGCTTCCCAAATGCGTTCTGTCTGGACCTCCACAACTG GAGAAATATCTAGAAGCAatcaaaatattttctggtccATTGAAAGGAATAGACCTGG CTGTGCGGCCTCACTCTGCACCAGAATACAAGGATGAGACCATGACTGTTTACCAGGTCCCTATCCACA GTGAACGGAGGTGTGGAGAGCAAGAGCCATCACGGAGCCCCAAAAGATCTCCCAACAGGCTCAGTCCCAAACAGTCGTCCTCAGACCCTGGATCCGCTGAAAATGGGCAGTGCCTTCCAGAGGGCAGCAGTGCAG GTGTCAACGGGAAAGCATGGGGCAGGGACCCCTCCTTAGTGGTAGCTTTTGTCTGCAAG CTTCACTTGAGGAAAGGAAACTTCTTGGTGCTCAAAGCAAAGGAGCTGGGCCTTCCTGT TGGGACGGCCGCCATTGCACCCATCATTGCTGCTGTCAAGGACGGGAAGAGTATCACTTATGAAGGAAGGGAG ATTGCTGCTGAAGAGCTTTGTACACCACCAGATCCTGGTCTCGTGTTCATCGTGGTAGAGTGTCCCGATGAAGGATTCATCCAGCCCATCTGTGAGAATGACACCTTTCAAAG GTACCAGGGAGAGGCCGATGCACCTGTGGCAGTGGTGGTCCACATAGCCCCAGAATCTGTACTCATCGACAGCAGGTACCAGCAGTGGATGGAGAG GTTCGGGCCTGACACACAGCATCTGATTCTGAATGAGAACTGCCCCTCAGTCCACAACCTGCGCAGCCACAAGATTCAGACTCAGCTCAGCCTCATCCACCCGGACATCTTCCCTCAGCTCACCAGCTTCCACA GAGGAAGGTTCTACCTTCAGCTTGCCGACAGTTCGGGGTGA
- the Elac2 gene encoding zinc phosphodiesterase ELAC protein 2 → MWALRSLLRPLGLRTMSQGSARRPRPPKDPLRHLRTREKRGPGWGPGGPNTVYLQVVAAGGRDAGAALYVFSEYNRYLFNCGEGVQRLMQEHKLKVARLDNIFLTRMHWSNVGGLCGMILTLKETGLPKCVLSGPPQLEKYLEAIKIFSGPLKGIDLAVRPHSAPEYKDETMTVYQVPIHSERRCGEQEPSRSPKRSPNRLSPKQSSSDPGSAENGQCLPEGSSAGVNGKAWGRDPSLVVAFVCKLHLRKGNFLVLKAKELGLPVGTAAIAPIIAAVKDGKSITYEGREIAAEELCTPPDPGLVFIVVECPDEGFIQPICENDTFQRYQGEADAPVAVVVHIAPESVLIDSRYQQWMERFGPDTQHLILNENCPSVHNLRSHKIQTQLSLIHPDIFPQLTSFHSKEEGSTFSLPTVRGECLLKYQLRPKREWQRDTTLDCNTDEFIAEALELPNFQESVEEYRKNMQASPAPAEKRSQYPEIVFLGTGSAIPMKIRNVSSTLVNLSPDKSVLLDCGEGTFGQLCRHYGQQIDRVLCNLTAVFVSHLHADHHTGLLNILLQREHALASLGKPFQPLLVVAPTQLRAWLQQYHNQCQEILHHISMIPAKCLQKGAEVPSPPVERLISLLLETCDLQEFQTCLVRHCKHAFGCALVHSSGWKVVYSGDTMPCEALVQMGKDATLLIHEATLEDGLEEEAVEKTHSTTSQAIGVGMRMNAEFIMLNHFSQRYAKIPLFSPDFNEKVGIAFDHMKVCFGDFPTVPKLIPPLKALFADDIEEMVERREKRELRLVRAALLTQQADSSEDREPHQKRAHSEEPHSPQSKKVRAQ, encoded by the exons ATGTGGGCCCTCCGCTCGCTGCTGCGTCCCCTTGGCCTGCGCACCATGTCGCAGGGTTCGGCTCGCCGGCCGCGGCCTCCCAAAGACCCACTGCGACACCTGCGCACGAGGGAGAAGCGCGGCCCGGGTTGGGGTCCCGGGGGCCCGAACACCGTGTACCTGCAGGTGGTGGCGGCGGGCGGCCGGGACGCGGGCGCTGCTCTCTACGTCTTCTCGGAATACAACAG GTACCTTTTTAACTGCGGAGAAGGCGTCCAACGACTTATGCAGGAACACAA actgAAAGTCGCTCGCTTGGACAACATATTTCTCACTCGGATGCATTGGTCAAATGTTGGGGGTTTGTGTG GAATGATTTTAACTTTAAAGGAAACCGGGCTTCCCAAATGCGTTCTGTCTGGACCTCCACAACTG GAGAAATATCTAGAAGCAatcaaaatattttctggtccATTGAAAGGAATAGACCTGG CTGTGCGGCCTCACTCTGCACCAGAATACAAGGATGAGACCATGACTGTTTACCAGGTCCCTATCCACA GTGAACGGAGGTGTGGAGAGCAAGAGCCATCACGGAGCCCCAAAAGATCTCCCAACAGGCTCAGTCCCAAACAGTCGTCCTCAGACCCTGGATCCGCTGAAAATGGGCAGTGCCTTCCAGAGGGCAGCAGTGCAG GTGTCAACGGGAAAGCATGGGGCAGGGACCCCTCCTTAGTGGTAGCTTTTGTCTGCAAG CTTCACTTGAGGAAAGGAAACTTCTTGGTGCTCAAAGCAAAGGAGCTGGGCCTTCCTGT TGGGACGGCCGCCATTGCACCCATCATTGCTGCTGTCAAGGACGGGAAGAGTATCACTTATGAAGGAAGGGAG ATTGCTGCTGAAGAGCTTTGTACACCACCAGATCCTGGTCTCGTGTTCATCGTGGTAGAGTGTCCCGATGAAGGATTCATCCAGCCCATCTGTGAGAATGACACCTTTCAAAG GTACCAGGGAGAGGCCGATGCACCTGTGGCAGTGGTGGTCCACATAGCCCCAGAATCTGTACTCATCGACAGCAGGTACCAGCAGTGGATGGAGAG GTTCGGGCCTGACACACAGCATCTGATTCTGAATGAGAACTGCCCCTCAGTCCACAACCTGCGCAGCCACAAGATTCAGACTCAGCTCAGCCTCATCCACCCGGACATCTTCCCTCAGCTCACCAGCTTCCACAGTAAG GAGGAAGGTTCTACCTTCAGCTTGCCGACAGTTCGGGGTGAATGCCTTCTCAAGTATCAGCTCCGCCCCAAGAGAGAGTGGCAGAG GGACACCACACTCGACTGCAATACTGATGAATTCATAGCTGAGGCCTTGGAGCTCCCCAATTTCCAGGAGAGTGTGGAGGAGTACAGGAAGAATATGCaggccagcccagccccagcag agaaaagaagccagtaTCCTGAAATTGTCTTCCTGGGTACGGGGTCTGCCATCCCAATGAAGATCCGAAATGTCAGTTCCACACTCGTCAACCTAAG CCCTGACAAGTCTGTGCTGCTGGATTGTGGAGAAGGCACTTTTGGGCAGTTATGCCGTCATTATGGACAGCAAATAGACAGAGTCCTCTGCAACCTTACTGCTGTGTTTGTGTCCCACCTGCATGCGGACCACCACACG GGCTTGTTGAATATCTTGCTGCAGAGGGAGCATGCGCTG GCGTCTCTGGGGAAACCTTTTCAGCCCTTGCTAGTGGTGGCCCCTACCCAGCTCAGGGCCTGGCTGCAGCAGTATCACAATCAGTGCCAGGAGATTCTGCATCACATCAG TATGATTCCTGCCAAATGCCTTCAGAAAGGAGCAGAGGTCCCCAGTCCCCCAGTTGAAAGGCTGATCAGCTTGCTGTTGGAAACATGTGACTTACAAGAA TTTCAGACCTGCCTGGTACGTCACTGCAAGCATGCTTTTGGCTGTGCGCTGGTGCATTCATCTGGCTGGAAAGTGGTCTACTCAGGGGACACCATGCCCTGTGAGGCTCTGGTCCAGATGG GGAAAGATGCCACCCTCCTGATACACGAAGCCACTCTGGAGGATGGCTTGGAAGAGGAAGCAGTGGAGAAGACGCATAG TACCACCTCCCAGGCTATTGGTGTGGGGATGCGGATGAATGCTGAGTTCATCATGCTGAACCACTTCAGTCAGCGGTACGCCAAGATCCCCCTTTTCAGCCCTGACTTCAATGAGAAAGTTGGCATCGCCTTTGACCACATGAAG GTCTGCTTTGGAGACTTCCCGACAGTGCCCAAGCTTATTCCTCCGCTGAAGGCCCTGTTTGCAGATGACATTGAAGAGATGGTGGAACGCAGGGAGAAGAGGGAGCTACGGCTGGTGCGGGCAGCCCTCCTGACTCAGCAGGCAGACAGCTCAGAGGACAGAGAACCCCACCAGAAGCGGGCCCACTCAGAGGAACCACACAGCCCACAGAGCAAGAAGGTCAGAGCCCAGTGA